The following DNA comes from Halobacteriovorax sp. HLS.
TATAATATTTTGCTTGAGGATGTCGTCCTTCCTGGTTATCTCGGAGATGGAGATGTATACACCGTTGGTGAATACTCGAATGGTATAAAATTTAACGCTATAAGGTGTCCATTCTTAGGATATAGACAGGAAGCCGGTTTGAAACTAATGACAGCACTAGTCTTAGAGGATTACGATGAAAAAACTAAACTGGCTAAAATACGTCTTGGAGATGGAGTTGCCTATTTTTCAGCTAAAAAATTGAGTATTCATTATTTACATAGGCCGACGTTGCAGACAATGGACCATTATGGCATTGATCCAATAGAGCTTGCTAAACATATTGAGTCTAAGTTTACTAGATATATCAAAGCTATTAAAAGTTACTTGAAGTACAAAAAATCAGATAAAACTTTTGAACAAGAAGAAGCTCTTGAAAAAGACTTTTCTTTAACTTGTCTTGATTGGATGGATAGATATGGTGCTAAGGAATATAAAGAGAGCTTAATTAAGAAATATGGAAAATTACAGATTATAAAGCATTTTGATTTTGAGAATATGTTTGTGACGACGTCGAGATACAAAAATAGTATTAAAGGGAAGAAGGATATAGTCGAAATTTATTTTATTAGTAAAAATATGGATAGTTATAGGCTATTTAAAAACTTTAGTAATAATCGTATAAGGTACTCTGATTTCGAAATTGGGTTCTCAGAAAAGAATAGTCAATTTAGGAGAGTTTCTGGATTAATTATTCCGACGCAGGAGTATGAAGGATATCCAATGGATGATTTTTAGTATTCTAGTGAAGCGTTTTTTAGAGTGCATAACTTTCTTCTAATAATATAGTTTGCACTTTTGGTTTCGCTATAGCTAAAAAACTTCCATTCATTCATACTTGTTCATATGTAATTTGAAGACATCTATATCACCTGATTTCCTTAATTAGCCATTGGAAGACTAGGAGACATTATCAAAGCTTCTCATTGCTCTTTCTGCCTTTATTTTATGCCATTTTCTATATTCTATTAAACTTATCGGATACCAGTCCGTAGGTGCTAACTTGTTGTAATTATATTACATCAGTGTTTCTGATTATTATACTTGAGTAACTCTTTTCCTTTAGACGTAAAATAGAACTGTAAACTTAAGGTTTAATACTCTTAGTTCGATAAGTTATAGAGAATTCGAAGTTCTCATTAATTTATTACATGGATTGTTTTAATGAATAGGTTCAACAAACTAAATTCAATTATCTTTTCAATACTACTTGTCTTGTCGTCCTGTGTTGGTGAGGGTGGAGTTAGTAAGAAGAGTAGATTTTCAGTTAATAACTCAACTGACTCTGTAACTTCTGGTGGAAGTGGTAGCGGCTCTGATGGAGCTACAGCACTACCTGGTGGAGGATCGGGAATCGGTGAGGGAGAAAATTCAACGATTGGAACGCAAGTAGAGCTTATGCACCTTGTAGATCCTTTTGATGGAACTTATAAGAAGAAGCTAACACTTCCAAAAAACTTTACAGGGCTTCTGTATCTTTCTGGACTAAATATCTCATCGCTTTCTGATAAAATTGTCTATGCTCGATTTGTATTTGGTAAAGACTATGAGCCAGTAACAATTCAAGGAACAATTGGAAGGGCCCCTGGAATAACTCCTCAAACAGATGTAGAAGTTCTTATTTTAGATATGGCCTCTCATCCTTTTCAAAATATAAGATTATCCTACGACCTCTTTGACTATAATGATTACTCTGGAGAAGGAAGAGTGGGAGGTCTAGACGAGATTGTTACTGATCCTCGTGATGCTGGACTTTACTGTAGAGGTTTAAACTTAATAGATGATAAAACTTTTGATAGTGGTCTATTAAACTCTTCGTGTGATGCCGCAAATGAAGTTTGTAAATATACTTATGCTAGAATTGAAGATACTGGAATGTACTATGACACAGCAACTTCAACGCTACCTTTCTACCCAAGTGAGCCACAAGTTGCACTTGGTAGTAATGACTATCAAACAGATCCTTTTTCCACACATATAAAGAGATGTCTACCTGATTCAATGACAGCTTCTATGGTTGAACAAACTTTGAATACTACTTTTACTTCTGGTCTTGCGGCCGGTTCTAAATTAGATACTAACGGTGGAATCTGTGGGGATGTTGCTGGAGAGTCTTGTTATACATTCTATGGACCTTATAGAAATATCGATAGCAGCTCGTGGCAAATAACTGGTTCTGCAATTTACTCTGATGTGAGTGCTACTGTTGCTCCAACAGGATTATTTAAAAAATCATTTCTTGGAACTGCAGGTTACGAGTCTCTAATGTTTCCACGATTTGGAAAATTAGATCTTAACGCTGGAATTGAGTACATCGGTTCAACAACGCCGTTTGATGGAACTTCCTTTTCGCCGGCCTTCTTATCAATTGCTGGTGAAACGGATTATGTTGAAGGTTGTAATATTCGAGCAACAAACTATGATAGCAACACGCAAGAAGGTATTAGCTCATGTAATGTTACTGCCAGAGTAGAGTTATTTTATAAAGATGCTAGTAATAGTGAAGTAATTATTACGAAGTCTAATAATATTGTTCTTCAGCTTATTCGCCCAAGTCTAACAGACTATAAAGGTGAAGAGGTTCTCTATACATCTCTTAAAAGTTGTTCATCAAGCCAGACTTGTGGTGGTAGTGAATGTTGCTTTAATGAAAGATGTTGGTCTAAAGAGCTCGTAAGTCAATGTCTAGAAGACGTTCCAATCGTTGGTAATAAAGGCGTTGGTGTAAGTTGTCAGACAGATTATGAGTGCTCTAGTCTATGTTGTAACCAGACAACTGGAACTTGTGCTGTACATGTAAATACTGATCAAGATCAAGTCTTCTGTTCAAAGGCGCCAGGTCAAGCTTGTGTTGCAAAAGAATGGTGTAGACAAGAGAATGTTCCTAATTGCTTTATCGTAAAGACAGGATCTTCAAGTACTGGTCAGCCAACTTGTGCACTTCGTTGTTATAATGTTCCAACCTTTGGTGATTGTACGAATGGGGTTTGTACGCCTCCTCCTGCTCCACCAGTTCCGACATTTGATCCAGCGAATCCTGACTGTTCGACAGCGATTGATCCGCCAACATTCAATTAGAATTTCTCTAATTTTTTAGATAGAATGCCACAATGAAGTTATTTATTGTGGCCTTTTTTTTGAATTTTGCTGTAGTCGCTAGTGGTGACACGAAGGCCTTGTTTTCTGAGAAAGACTTAAAGCTTATTGAGTATTATAAGAGCTCCGAGTTTTTAAAGAGTCAAAGAACTAAAGAAATTAAAAGTGAAAATAGAAGAAGGATCGAATTAATTTTAAACGCTATGTCTAAACTTGATAAAGAAAGTTTTGAGCAAAAGTTTAAGAATAACTTTTGGGAGAAATTCGATATTCAAACCGATAATGCTTTAAATAGAAAGATCATGTTAGATTTAATTATGAAAGATTTATATAAGGAAAAAGAGTAATGAAATTTAGTAAAGACTGTATTTTAGATCACGTGGCCATTGCCGTAAATAGTTTAGATAAATCTCAAAAGATTTGGGAAGATATGGGATTAACATTTTCAAGCGAAAGAGAAATTGTGGAGTCTCAAGGCGTTCAAACGGCCTTTGCCAGTATGGATGAAAATGCTCATTTAGAACTTTTATGCCCTTATGGTGAAACAGGTCCTATACATAAATTTTTGGAAAAGAAAGGGGAGGGAATTCATCACCTCTGTTTTAAAGTTCCTGATATTGAGGCAAAATGTAAGGAGCTAAAAGATAATGGATATATCCTACTAAATGAATCTCCTGTTGAAGGCGCAAATAATTGCTTGGTTAACTTTATACATCCCAAGTCCACAGGTGGAGTACTAGTAGAAATCTCACAGAAGAGGAAATAGAATGCAGCACTCGCAAATCCAACTACCAACTTTAACCAAAACAAATAAGGTTATCCTTATCTCGATGGGGGTTTTATTTCTTCTGTCGAATATTTTGAAGGCCAGTGGAGGAGTTAACCTTACTGCTTATCTTGGTCTTTCTCCGGCCATGTTCTTCTCTGGACATATTTACGAAATCTTAACTTATCCACTTATGGCCGGAGGGATTTTTGATATTCTCTTCAATGGCCTATTACTTTGGTTTCTAGGAAGTGAGCTTGAAAATCAGTGGGGAATGAGAAGATATATCTACTTTCTACTAAGCTCTACTGTTGGAGCTGGGATCGTTTACTTGCTCGTTTCAAGCTTGTTCTTATCAGGTAATGGACTATTCAATTATCCATTATATGGAATGCATGGAGCAGGTTCAGCGCTTTGTTTGGCCTACGCTGTTTTAAACCCAGATCGTATTTTTACTTTTATGCTCATTTTTCCAATGCGAGCAAAGTACTTCTGTATGATTCTTGTTGGAATGCTATTATTTAATGGTTTCTTCACACCTGCAAAAGTTCTTGCTTGGGGACATCTAGGGGCCATGGGCTTTGGATACTTGTGGATGGTGCTAATTTCTTCTAATAGGTTGAAACTAGGTTCTAATAAGACTATCAGCAAGAAAAGGCCTAAGAGTAAGGCAAATCTTAGAATTGTAGAAGATGATGATGAAAAGCCACCTAAATATTGGCAATAGGCTTTACTAACTGTAGCGAAAAGTGTTAAATTTGCTTCAAAATAACTAATTTAGAGGTAGATAATGAGATTAAGTAAGGCCTTACAAGATAAAATGCTTGATACAAGACTAAGAGACAAACTTGTTGCTGAAGGTAAAGTAACTGCTGCTGAGGTAGAGAACTTCTTAAATTCTCTTCCTGATGATGCTGCAAATAAGACGACTACTGATGAAGTAGAAGCTAAGAGAATGAATGCTCATTCTGTTACTGTAGAATAAATTTTCTTTAAAATTTATGAATAAGATAGACCTTCGTATGAAGGTCTTTTTTTATTGGACCACGAACTTAGTAAAGAGTAGCCCTTTAACTATCTGTTTGTTAACGATCTGATTAATTGCTTTCTTTACACGATCTTCTAAGAGTATCTTCCCTGAAATTGAATTTAACTCATCTGGCTCCATTCTTCCGGCCACATCAATAATTGCATCATTTATCATGGCCCTCTTCGATTCAAAGAGATCTGTTGCATTTGGTTTGAGAGGAACTATATAAACTTGAAGATTAAGAAATCTAAGTCGAGTTTTTCTACTTTTTACATTTATGATAAGCGGATCAAGCTTAAACGGAGCAGGGAAGACGCTTTGCTTACTATCTTGCATCATATTGGCAAGTTCCGTATCGTTTTGTGGTAACGGTTTTTGATAAATCATTTCGGTGTATACGAATACTCCAAGACAACCCATAGTTCCTAGAAGGGCCAAAAAGAGAATAGCATTATCTATCGTTTTATTACCTGTCATATCGTTAATACTCCTATCACTATTTTAGCAGTTCTTTTAACAGTGATAAAGCCTTGAAAACTCTTCCTGTTGACGCACAAAGTCTTAGAACCAGTTGATTTTATTGAATAAAGTAAGAAATTGTTAGGAATGCTCCTTTGAACCTTCGTGTTAAGTGCGCTACATCATAATCATTCAAATCAGGAGAACAGATGAAGTTGTTATTAGTTAGTGTGATGTTCTTAACTTTTTCAGTAAAAGCAGAGCTAAAAGTTGTTTATGGTACAGATGGTAGATCAGAAGTGAGCGCTTCTGAGTTTAAGTGGCAAAAGGCCGCTAAATCGACGGCAGCTCTAGTACCAGTTGAAAACTTAGAATTCGATGCTCAAAAAAATGTTTATAGATTATCTGATAAAGGTTCAAGAAGCCTAGGTGAAGGAATGAACCTTTGTCGTGGTGAAAAATTCTATGATCAGCCAAATGCTGCAATTTGTTCTGGCTTCTTAATCGGAAAGAAGACTTTAATTACTGCCGGTCACTGTGCAAAGGAACAAATGGCCAATGTATGTTCTTCTAAAAAGTTTGTATGGGTATTTGATTATAATATTCAAGACAGATTTAACCCAACAAATATGGAAATTCCGGCCAAGAATGTAACTGGATGTGATCGAGTAATTAAGGCCGAACTTGATAATGTAACTGACTATGCTGCTATTAAGCTAACAAAAGATGTCGATAGAGCACCTTTGAAGTTTAGAAAGAGCGGTAAAATCAATAATAGAGAAAAGTTAGTTGTGATCGGTGTTCCTTGGGGACTTCCTACGAAAGTAACAACTGGTGGAAAAGTTTTATACAATGATAACTCTGTATTTTTCAGTGCAAGCGTTGATACATTTCAAGGAAACTCTGGCTCTGCTGTTTTTAACGAAAGAACAGGGGAGGTAGAGGGGATCTTAGTTAGAGGAAAGAGTGACGGCTACTCTGATGAGAGACTTTACTGTACTAGAGTTAATGTATGTAATGACAACGGAAAGAGTTGTAACGATCCAAATAACTTTCTTCAAAAGGCAGAAGATATTACAAGAATGCCTTTTGTTTACAAAAGACTATCTAATTCCCTTTAATCGATAGCGTTCTCTTTTAGAATCTCTTCGATGACTTTCTTCTTGCTTAGGCAACGTAACTGTTGCCAGCAAGATTCATGAGTCTGAATAATTTTATTATTTTTTTTGATATCAATAGTGAAAGGATGATTAAGTTTTGTCGTGTAGAGATAATTGGCAATACTTTCGACAAAGTCTTTCGAACTACTAGAGAATGAATAAAGATTAGGATAATTTGTTTTTTCTAAGTTTTCATAGAAATCTAACATATCTTTTATATCGAAGAGTTGATCCTTTTTAGAATAATAACGAAGATAGTTCAAATCATCACTTATGTCTGAAAACTTTGTCACAACAATATCATTTTCTAGCTTCCAGGACTCATTAAGTAGCTTGTAGCTAGGGAATTTACTTAAAAGATCACTACTTTTAGTTGGATAATACAATGGATTCCAATTTAGTAGAATTCCATAGAGTTGGAAAAGAGAATAGTGAATAGTATCTATCACTGAATTCTCATGGGAGAGATAGGGCGAAAGTTCGTATTCTGGATTGTTTTTAAATGCCGTCATTTCTCTCCATTTAAACCAGTCATTTATCTTTTGATTGAGTACATCAATATCCATGAAGACGATAAATTGTGCTGTATTTTCCAGTTCGAAATCTTTAAGTTGTATCGCAAGTGAGGATACTCCAAGATCTCTGACTAGATAAATTGCTTTTAGGTGCTTATTGATGCGAATTTTATACTCTCTAGGCATAGTTAGGACTGCATACCTAAACACATGTTCAAAGTTCTCTGGAGCAATCTTTGTTTTGAAATAATTATCTTTAGATTCAAGAGAGTATATACTCTTCCATAGTTTTAGATACTCGTTCGTTTCATCGTTTGGTCTTGTCGAAATTTTTGTTTCAAGGTTATATTCTTTAACCCAATTCCAGTACTGAAGAGTTCCAACTGGATGGTTATCTAGTTTTAATTGATTTTTTTGAAGGTTCTTATGAGCGCAAGAACTGAAGAAGAATATTGTAACTATCGTTAATAGAACTTTCATTAAATATTTCTTTCCAGGTTAAATAGGTTAACAATGATATGTATTAACCTCGATGCTAATCTCTTCCACTTCAAGGCGTCCGAATTATTAATCCTCTGCCATTCTCTAGAGTTGTGCTGATGAGATCTTCCAATGAGATCTTCTGTCTTTTCAGTCAACTCCTTAGAAATAATATTAGAGCTCTTAGCTGACTGGTCAATTGAGACTCCAATCTCCGAGTTTAGTGATCGTGATCTTGGGTCCAGATTAGAAGTCATAACGATACTTCTTTCATTATCAAATACAGCATACTTAGCATGTAATTTTCCGTAATTAATGTCTCCACCAAGAGTAGTGTCATTCTCTTTTCCATAGTAATGAATTTCTAATTGTGCTTTAGAAATATTAGGATCATCAGTTAACTTTGGAATTAGATTATAGTCTATCAGTGATTGGGATGCGATAGTATCATTAGTTGCAAGTGAACTCGTCACTAGTCTAAATCTTCTGTTAGGATTTTCCTTTAACCACAATTTTATAAAATTAACTTCTTTGTCCGTAAAATGCGCGTATGGAGTAACAATATCTATAGTATGTTGAGATTTTTGCATATTACTCCAAATTTCATTAGTGATGGAATTTGGATTTAAGTCAGCGATCTTCTCATACTTGATTCTTCCCCAGGGAGAGTGAATATTTTGTAATTCATTAACGATTCTAACTAGACCACTATCAAAGCCCTCTTCAAAGAAGTCTCCTTCGATCATATTATTTAACTTTGCATTGAATTGAGGATTTCTCTTAAAGGTTTTACGACTGATTCTACTCATTTTACCAATCTCTTTTCGATAAGCACTACGAGTTAGACGAACTATAGCGTTGGCCATGTGACTATTTCCTATATGATAGAATAACTTGTCATAGTAGTCTTGAATTCGACCTGTTAAAGATGATCTCTCTGTTCTAATACTTATATCTTTTGTATCTTTGATGAGAACATCCATATCTTCAAATTCAAAACTCTCTCCTCTAAAAGAGTCGAGGGTATGGTATTCATTTGCAATATTTCTTCCACCAATTATTGCAAGAGAGTTATTAGGGTCTTCTGCATCCATTAAAATGATCTTATCGTGAAGGCGTCTGTTAACGGTAGAATCATTTACTGGAATTTGGTTATCAGCATCTCTAAAAAGGTTCTTGGCCATATCGACATATTTTCGAACAGTCTTTCTTGGACTAAATAACTCGTTGAATGCCACTACTTCGGCCTTGCCCATACGTTTCGTTCCATCAATTCCTCTTGGCCCTCTAAATTTTAGAAGAGATTTAAATTGATTTGAAAATAAACTAGCATTTAGAATTGAAGTCGAGTCGATGAGGACTCGAACATGAACACCTCTTGCAACAGCTTTTCTTATTTCATTTAAAATAATATTTCCAACTTCATCATCAGAGAAAATATAATATGAAATATCTAGTGTAGACTTCGCTTTTCTTATAAGAGCTATCTTTGCTGCGAGAGAAGTTTCACCGTCTTTTAACAGTTTTACTTTAGACCTTAGGGCCTGAGTTTTAACTTTTTCAAAATCATCAATAGAGCTTTTAAAGTTCTTGTAATAATCTTGAAGATCGATTCTCTCTCTCATCAGTGTATTAAAACTCTTGTTGTACCAGGATTTATTTAAAATAATGGCATTTGCATGATCTAGACAGCTCATACCGAATATAGATGAAACAGTACGAGAGTTATTCTCGTAGGAAGGCGTCATTCTATAAAATAGAATTGAAACAAGAATGTAGAATGATATCGAGATAGATCTCATATAAAGCTTATCGGATAATAATGAATGTTATTTAGCTAATTATCAAATATTTATAAGAAAACCATTAACTTCATGGCCTTAAATTCCGATAGGAAACTAATGAATTATTTACGTTTTTTATCCCTTATTTTATTTAGTTTCAGTAGTTTGGCCATCAGTAACTTCTTTAGTGTTAAAGAGGGTCAAAAAGTACGAGTTATCCAAGACGGCAAAGAGCATTTCTTGTCTAAAGGAGACCTTGTTCAAATTGGAAATAATAATGGCTGGAAAAGAGAAGTCACTATTGTAACCACTCGAAATAAGTCTCTTAAAGTTGGTCCTGCACATCTTGGTGAAAAAACTTACAAAGAACATATGAAATTATCTAGATTAGATGAAGTTAAAACCAATAAGAAAGTAGTGACTAAGAAAATGAAAGTTATTCTCGAGGATGGAAGGGAGCTGACTCTCTTTCCAGGGGATGAAATTCTTATAAAGAATAAAGATTCTTGGAAAAGAAAAATTGAAATTGTAAAAGGTCAAAGCGGGAAAGTAGGTAATGCTTATTTAGGTGAAGAGACCTATCAAAAATATATTCAAGATGAGATTCTAAGCTCTAGAGAAGAGACAAACCCAACTCAGTCCGAATATTTTCCAAAGTTTGTTACCCTCGATGATTTAATTGATAGGCTTCGAACAGAGCAAGATATTCAAATAGATGAAGAAGACCTAAGTTCTGGTGTAGAGCTAAAGGAAGAGGCCATTTCTTGTCCAAAAGAAAAGCAGAGCTATAAACTAGATCGCTCAATTCGTTTTGTTGCAAAAGAAGGCAAGTTAGGTAGCATTCCAAGAGAGTCGATCATTCGTGTAACTTCTAGCGGAGCGACTTGTGAGATTGAGCTACTAAAATTACCTGAAAAGAGTGTCATGAAACTAAGTGACTATCCAAAGAAAATGAAAACCTATCCAACAAACCTTGAAGCCGACTTTCTTGAGCAAGTTGAGGACCCGGCCGAAACAGTTGATCTATCTAAAGGAGTTGAGTTTAGAGTTAAAGAGAATATCTCCTTAAATGCAATTGGAAGAAAGACTGGTAAGAGTTACAAATTTGACTCGACAGATACGATTCAAATTCAAGGTGTTCACCGTAATGGTGATTATATTGTAAAAAGAAATAATGAGCCTTGGGAATATAGAGTCTCTTCAGACGATTTAAATGAAATGAATGATAGGGGACTCTTGAATGTTGATCTAGAGTCAACAGCAAATACTATTATTGCAGATGAGCTAATTCAAGAAACTGTAGATGAACTCGAAACTAAAGTTAACTGTGACAATTACGTTGAGACATCACCAGATGGGGAAAGTATCTCTTGGCAAGACTGTCGCTCTAAGAGTGTCAAAACAAAGAATGGTAAATTACTAAAGGCCAATAACTATTTAGAAAAGCAAATTCCTATGTCTAATATGAATGCTGATGTTATTTTGCAAGATAGACAAAAGAGAAATTTCTCTAGATGTATTTCCAATAGCCTTCGTCATGGAACAAATAGAAATACATCACCAAGTTGTGAAAAGAATTCAAAAGGTGAAATTCTACCTCAAAGAATTAGACAGGCACAGTATAAGACTAAGAACGGAAAGAAGAAGTTTGCTCGTTGGGATCTACTTAACCGTGTTCCTAGGGCCTGTGCCTCTAAAAAATTATCTACCTACCTTTCTGATCGTTTCGTAGACATGTCAAGGTGTTTAGGTATTGATCCAAAGGAGTTATTTCCAATTATTAATCATGAATCTCATTTTCAACCTAATACAGTAAGTCCTTCGTTCGCTATTGGAGTAGGCCAAATTGTATCGGCCAATTATGTCGACTTTTACGATAAATTAAATAAAGCAAAATCTATGATAAATAGAAATTCAAATGTTCTAAAATACACACGCAATCTATCTTCAGAAGAAGGTTATAAGAAATACGAAGATAGTCCGGCCAAGTCTAAACCTGTAGATCGGTTAACCGCGTATTTCTTGTCTGATTTAAAAGGACCTCTCACTAGCAATAAAAGAGAGTGTAGTGGACTTCGCAATATTTATAATAACCCTATGGAGATGCCAAAATGGGCCAAGAAGTCTCAACGTGATATGTTTTCTTACTTGAGACAACGAGAAAATCAAAGAGTTTGTATGCCAAAGAACCCTGACGAAGGGCTTTATATGTCGGCAGTTTATTATATGTATAATAAGAAGTACTTCAATTACCTTATAAATAAAGAAAGTGACAAGATGAGACCACGACTAAGTGACTCTCAAAGAAAAGAGTTCTCTATTATCCTCACAAGGTGGTCTTATAATGGAGGCGTGGCAGGAATTTCTGGACCATTTGAGAGATTATTGCAAAAAATTAGTGAGGGGAAGATTGAAAAATTAGATAAACGTGGAAATCCGATAAAAAATAAAGACGGCAGTCTTGTAAAAAGAAGTATTAACAGTCTCGCAGATTTATCGACCCAAGAATTTAAAAACTATATGAGTTATGTCATTAAGTATCGATATAAATCGAAGAGTGAAAATAGACGTAATGAAGTTGCTAACTATGTCGTTGGAGACAATGGTGTTGGTGGCATTGATGGTGACTTAAAACAAATTGAAAAAGGAGATGCAGGATCATGTGGAAATTCTCTGTAGTATTTTTATTCTCATTTCTATGCTTTAGTGCTCCGAGCTCTACGGTTACTAATGAAGTTTCAAAATTGCTTAATTCTAAAATTAAGACGAGTGATTTTATAAAGCTTGGAAGTGTTTTAAAAAAAGAGCTGACTAGGCCCATGAGTGATGATGATTATTATCTAGTATATGATTTACTTAAAACTGTTGAAGTTGGAATTTCAGTATCGAATTTCTCTGCTCAAAACTGCACTCAAGCTAAGAACCAGATTTTTTCTTTGTATGGAATAAAGTCAATAGAGTTAGCTCGAACTGATTTGCCTAAAGGGGCAGAGCTGGGACTTAGTTTGATTAATAAGGCCTGTTTAGACACAAAATAAAAGGCCCAATTTCTTGGGCCTATTCATTATAAACTTAATTCTGTATATGGAAGATCTAAGTCTTCAGCAACTTGCTTATAAACTAGATTACCGTGGTGTACGTTGATACCTTTTTTGAAAGCAGGGTCTCTTCTTGCTGCTTCATCAACACCCATAGAAGCAATCATTCTTGCATACTTTAAAGTAACATTTGTAAGTGCATAAGTAGAAGTTCTTGCTACAGCACCAGGCATATTGGCAACACAGTAGTGAACAACACCATCTATTTCAAATGTTGGGTCTTGGTGAGTTGTAGGCTTACATGTTTCAATACATCCACCTTGATCAACTGCGATATCTACAACAACAGAACCTTTTTCCATTTTAGAGATCATTTCACGAGTAACAAGCTTAGGTGCCTTAGCTCCAGGAACTAGAACCGCTCCAATTACTAAGTCAGAAGCGATAACTGTCTTTTCAATATTATCCATATTTGAGAATAGAGTTGTTATTCTATTATCAAATAAATCATCAAGCTCAGCTAGACGTCTTGTTGAAAGATCAATTGCTGTTACGTCTGCACCCATTCCCATGGCCATCTTTATTGAATTTGTTCCTGCGATACCACAACCGATAACAGTAACTCTCGCTCTTCTTGTTCCCGGTACACCACCTAGTAGAATACCTTTTCCACCGTGATCAATTTGTAAATAAGCAGCACCAATTTGAGTTGCCATTCTTCCTGCAACTTCAGACATTGGCGTCAGTAGTGGAAGTGAACCATCAGCTGGTTGAATAGTTTCATATGCTATACAAGTTGAACCTGATTTCATCAGACCAATTGTTTGCTCAGGATCAGCTGCAAGATGTAGATATGTATAAAGAATATGATGAGGCTTAAGACAAGCAATTTCTCTTGGTTGTGGTTCTTTAACCTTAATGATCATTGTCGACTTTTCGAAAACTTCTTCAAGACTAGGAAGAATAGTAGCACCAGCATCGATATATTCTTGATCACTGATTCCAATTCCATAACCAGCATTTGTTTCTACAAATACCTCGTTACCATCATGTACAAGTTGACGTACTCCACCTGGTACTAAACCAACACGATTTTCATTATTCTTTATTTCCTTAGGAACACCGATTTTCATCCTAATCTCCTGATTTTTTTGCGTATTTAAAAAATTTTAAGAAATATAAACATTTAGATACATTTATGGAACTAAAAAAAATAAATTCTTAGTATTTTATTTGCATTGAGTCATATGTGACGAAAACATCTATATTTTTTATATTCTTTGCTTCTTGGGCGAGTTTATTATGTTCCAAAAAATGGCCCATATGTATTAATCCGGCCCTCTTAGGTGAGATTTGCTCAATATATTCAAAGGCCTTTGTCTTTGAAAGGTGAGTTTTGTGCTCTAAGCTAGTTACGCAATCAATAATAAGCAGTTCTAAACTCAAGGAGTTCAGATATTGCACTTGCTCTTGAGTCAGTTCGTGA
Coding sequences within:
- the ald gene encoding alanine dehydrogenase, with the protein product MKIGVPKEIKNNENRVGLVPGGVRQLVHDGNEVFVETNAGYGIGISDQEYIDAGATILPSLEEVFEKSTMIIKVKEPQPREIACLKPHHILYTYLHLAADPEQTIGLMKSGSTCIAYETIQPADGSLPLLTPMSEVAGRMATQIGAAYLQIDHGGKGILLGGVPGTRRARVTVIGCGIAGTNSIKMAMGMGADVTAIDLSTRRLAELDDLFDNRITTLFSNMDNIEKTVIASDLVIGAVLVPGAKAPKLVTREMISKMEKGSVVVDIAVDQGGCIETCKPTTHQDPTFEIDGVVHYCVANMPGAVARTSTYALTNVTLKYARMIASMGVDEAARRDPAFKKGINVHHGNLVYKQVAEDLDLPYTELSL
- a CDS encoding transglycosylase SLT domain-containing protein, which gives rise to MNYLRFLSLILFSFSSLAISNFFSVKEGQKVRVIQDGKEHFLSKGDLVQIGNNNGWKREVTIVTTRNKSLKVGPAHLGEKTYKEHMKLSRLDEVKTNKKVVTKKMKVILEDGRELTLFPGDEILIKNKDSWKRKIEIVKGQSGKVGNAYLGEETYQKYIQDEILSSREETNPTQSEYFPKFVTLDDLIDRLRTEQDIQIDEEDLSSGVELKEEAISCPKEKQSYKLDRSIRFVAKEGKLGSIPRESIIRVTSSGATCEIELLKLPEKSVMKLSDYPKKMKTYPTNLEADFLEQVEDPAETVDLSKGVEFRVKENISLNAIGRKTGKSYKFDSTDTIQIQGVHRNGDYIVKRNNEPWEYRVSSDDLNEMNDRGLLNVDLESTANTIIADELIQETVDELETKVNCDNYVETSPDGESISWQDCRSKSVKTKNGKLLKANNYLEKQIPMSNMNADVILQDRQKRNFSRCISNSLRHGTNRNTSPSCEKNSKGEILPQRIRQAQYKTKNGKKKFARWDLLNRVPRACASKKLSTYLSDRFVDMSRCLGIDPKELFPIINHESHFQPNTVSPSFAIGVGQIVSANYVDFYDKLNKAKSMINRNSNVLKYTRNLSSEEGYKKYEDSPAKSKPVDRLTAYFLSDLKGPLTSNKRECSGLRNIYNNPMEMPKWAKKSQRDMFSYLRQRENQRVCMPKNPDEGLYMSAVYYMYNKKYFNYLINKESDKMRPRLSDSQRKEFSIILTRWSYNGGVAGISGPFERLLQKISEGKIEKLDKRGNPIKNKDGSLVKRSINSLADLSTQEFKNYMSYVIKYRYKSKSENRRNEVANYVVGDNGVGGIDGDLKQIEKGDAGSCGNSL